The Haemorhous mexicanus isolate bHaeMex1 chromosome 5, bHaeMex1.pri, whole genome shotgun sequence genome contains a region encoding:
- the UPF2 gene encoding regulator of nonsense transcripts 2 isoform X2 — MPAERKKPANMEEKESQLNNKEKEFSERRPVSAREKPKEDVKVGMKRETLKVPEDKKKKMEEDKRKKEDKERKKKEDDKVKAEEEQKKKEEEEKKKLEEEEKKKQEEEEKKKQEEEAAQLKEKEEAHQLHQEAWERHQARKELRSKNQNAPESRPEENFFSRLDSSLKKNTAFVKKLKTITEQQRDSLSHDFNSLNLSKYIAEAVASIVEAKLKISDVNCAVHLCSLFHQRYADFAPSLLQAWKKHFEARKEEKTPNITKLRTDLRFIAELTIVGIFTDKEGLSLIYEQLKNIINADRESHTHVSVVISFCRHCGDDIAGLVPRKVKTVAEKFNLSFPPSEIISPEKQQPFQNLLKEYFTSLTKHLKRDHRELQNIERQNRRILHSKGELSEDRHKQYEEFAMSYQKLLANSQSLADLLDENMPDLPQEKPTPEEHGPGIDIFTPGKPGEYDLEGGIWEDEDARNFYENLIDLKAFVPAILFKDNEKYSQNKDSSKDESRDSKDAKDNKEAAGNEDLELELENLDINDDALELDCGDEAEDLTKKLLDEQEQEDEEASTGSHLKLIVDAFLQQLPNCVNRDLIDKAAMDFCMNMNTKANRRKLVRALFIVPRQRLDLLPFYARLVATLHPCMSDVAEDLCSMLKGDFRFHVRKKDQINIETKNKTVRFIGELTKFKMFSKNDTLHCLKMLLSDFSHHHIEMACTLLETCGRFLFRSPESHLRTSVLLEQMMRKKQAMHLDARYVTMVENAYYYCNPPPAEKTVKKKRPPLQEYIRKLLYKDLSKVTTEKVLRQMRKLPWQDAEVKDYVICCMINIWNVKYNSIHCVANLLAGLVLYQEDVGIHVVDGVLEDIRLGMEVNQPKFNQRRISSAKFLGELYNYRMVESAVIFRTLYSFTSFGVNPDGSPSPLDPPEHLFRIRLVCTILDTCGQYFDRGSSKRKLDCFLVYFQRYVWWKKSLDVWTKDHPFPIDIDYMISDTLELLRPKIKLCSSLEEAVRQVQDLEREFLIKLGIVNDKDSKDSITEGENLEEDEEEEEGGAETEEQSGNESEVNEPEEEEGSDNEEEEGEEEEEENTDYLTDSNKENETDEENTEVMIKGGGLKHVPCAEDEDFIQALDKMMLENLQQRSGESVKVHQLDVAIPLHLKSQLKKGPPLGGGEGESESGDTMPFVMLTRKGNKQQFKILNVPMSSQLAANHWNQQQAEQEERMRMKKLTLDINERQEQEDYQEMLQSLAQRPAPANTNRERRPRYQHPKGAPNADLIFKTGGR, encoded by the exons ATGCCAGCTGAGCGCAAAAAGCCAGCaaatatggaagaaaaagaatctCAGTtgaataataaagaaaaagaatttagtGAAAGGCGACCAGTGAGCGCCAGGGAGAAGCCAAAAGAAGATGTGAAGGTTGGTATGAAGAGAGAGACTTTAAAGGTTCCcgaagataaaaagaaaaaaatggaagaggataaaagaaagaaggaagacaAGGAGCGGAAGAAAAAAGAGGACGATAAAGTaaaggcagaagaggagcaaaagaagaaagaagaagaagaaaaaaagaaacttgaagaagaggagaaaaagaaacaagaagaggaagaaaaaaagaaacaagaagaaGAAGCTGCCCAACTGAA ggagaaggaggaagctCATCAGCTCCATCAGGAGGCTTGGGAGCGCCATCAAGCAAGGAAAGAGCTCCGCAGCAAAAACCAGAACGCACCGGAGAGTCGTCCGGAGGAAAACTTCTTCAGCAGACTGGACTCCAGTCTGAAGAAGAACACAGCTTTTGTTAAGAAGCTAAAAACCATTACAGAGCAACAAAGGGACTCCTTGTCCCATGACTTTAATAGCCTGAATTTAAGCAAATACATTGCAGAAGCAGTAGCTTCTATTGTGGAGGCCAAACTGAAAATATCAGACGTGAACTGCGCTGTGCACTTGTGTTCCCTCTTTCATCAGCGATACGCTGATTTTGCTCCTTCATTACTTCAGGcttggaaaaaacattttgaggcaaggaaagaagagaagacTCCCAACATTACCAAGTTAAGAACTGATTTGCGTTTCATTGCAGAATTGACAATAGTTGGGATTTTCACTGACAAGGAAGGTTTGTCTTTAATCTATGAGCagcttaaaaatattattaacgCTGATCGAGAATCCCACACTCATGTTTCTGTGGTTATCAGCTTTTGTCGGCACTGTGGAGATGACATTGCTGGTTTGGTACCAAGGAAGGTAAAAACTGTTGCAGAGAAGTTTAACTTGAGCTTTCCTCCTAGTGAGATAATTAGCCCAGAGAAACAACAGCCCTTCCAGAATTTGTTGAAGGAATACTTTACATCTTTGACCAAACACCTGAAAAGGGACCACAGGGAGCTACAAAATATTGAAAGACAAAACAG ACGCATTCTCCACTCCAAAGGAGAGCTGAGTGAAGATCGACACAAGCAGTATGAGGAATTTGCAATGTCGTATCAGAAGCTCTTGGCAAATTCTCAGTCTCTGGCTGATCTTTTGGATGAGAACATGCCTGACCTCCCCCAAGAGAAGCCAACACCTGAGG AACATGGACCTGGTATTGATATTTTCACACCAGGAAAGCCTGGAGAATATGACCTGGAGGGGGGTATCTGGGAAGATGAAGATGCTAGAAACTTCTATGAAAATCTCATTGACTTGAAGGCTTTTGTGCCAGCAATTTTGTttaaagataatgaaaaatattcccaGAACAAGGATTCCAGCAAAGATGAATCAAGAG ATTCAAAAGATGCCAAAGATAATAAGGAAGCAGCTGGGAATGAGGATCTGGAATTGGAGCTGGAGAACCTTGATATTAATGATGATGCACTGGAGTTGGACTGTGGAGATGAGGCAGAAGATCTTACGAAGAAGCTTCTTGATGAGCAAG AACAAGAGGATGAAGAAGCCAGTACTGGATCTCATTTAAAACTCATAGTAGATGcttttcttcagcagcttcCAAACTGTGTCAACAGAGACCTCATAGACAAG GCAGCAATGGATTTTTGCATGAATATGAATACAAAAGCCAACAGAAGAAAACTGGTACGAGCACTTTTCATAGTTCCTAGACAAAG ATTGGATTTGCTCCCATTTTATGCAAGACTGGTTGCCACATTGCATCCCTGTATGTCTGATGTAGCAGAGGATCTCTGTTCCATGCTGAAAGGGGATTTCAGGTTCCAT GTAAGAAAAAAGGACCAGATCAACATTGaaacaaagaataaaactgTGAGATTTATTGGTGAGCTTACCAAGTTTAAGATGTTCTCCAAAAACGATACTCTCCACTGTTTAAAG ATGCTTCTGTCAGACTTCTCTCATCACCATATTGAAATGGCATGTACCTTGCTGGAAACCTGTGGAAGATTCCTCTTCAGATCACCAGAATCTCACCTAAGAACCAGTGTTCTTTTG GAACAAATGATGAGGAAAAAACAAGCAATGCATCTTGATGCACGCTATGTTACAATGGTAGAAAATGCCTATTACTACTGTAATCCCCCTCCAGCTGAAaaaactgtgaagaaaaaacGTCCTCCTTTGCAGGAATATATCCGTAAGCTTCTTTACAAGGATCTCTCCaaggtcaccacagagaag GTCCTGAGACAGATGCGCAAGCTGCCTTGGCAGGATGCAGAAGTTAAGGACTATGTTATATGCTGTATGATCAACATCTGGAATGTGAAATATAATAGTATTCACTGTGTAGCCAACCTCTTAGCAGGGTTGGTCCTTTACCAGGAAGATGTGGGAATTCATGTTGTGGATGGAGTGCTAGAGGATATTCGACTAGGAATGGAG GTTAATCAACCAAAGTTCAACCAACGGCGGATCAGCAGTGCCAAGTTTTTGGGGGAGCTTTACAATTATCGAATGGTGGAGTCAGCTGTAATATTTAGAACTCTGTATTCCTTCACCTCGTTTGGTGTGAACCCTGATGGCAGTCCTAGTCCACTGGACCCTCCAGAACATCTTTTCAGAATCAGACTTGTCTGTACTATCCTCGATACCTGTGGGCAGTATTTTGACAGAGGATCCAGCAAGCGAAAACTTGATTGCTTCCTTGTATATTTTCAG CGCTATGTGTGGTGGAAAAAAAGTCTGGATGTTTGGACAAAAGACCACCCTTTTCCTATAGACATAGACTATATGATCAGTGATACACTGGAGTTGCTGAGACCAAAGATAAAACTCTGCAGTTCTCTGGAAGAAGCTGTCAGACAGGTGCAAGACTTGGAACGAGAATTCTTAATAAAATTGG GAATTGTGAATGACAAAGATTCCAAGGATTCCATTACAGAAGGAGAGAATCTggaagaggatgaagaagaggaggaaggtggaGCAGAGACAGAGGAACAATCTGGAAATGAAAGTGAAGTAAATGAGCCTGAAGAAGAG GAGGGCTCTGACaatgaggaagaagagggtgaagaagaggaggaagagaacaCTGATTATCTTACGGACTCCAATAAGGAAAATGAAACTGATGAGGAGAATACA GAAGTAATGATTAAAGGAGGAGGACTGAAGCATGTCCCTTGTGCAGAGGATGAGGACTTCATTCAGGCCTTGGATAAAATGATGCTGGAAAATCTTCAG caaaGGAGTGGTGAATCTGTAAAAGTGCATCAGTTGGATGTTGCTATTCCTCTGCATCTCAAAAGTCAGCTGAAGAAGGGCCCCCCACTTGGTGGTGGGGAAGGAGAGTCAGAGTCTGGGGACACAATGCCATTTGTCATGTTAACAAGAAAAGGCAACAAACAGCAG tttAAGATCCTAAATGTACCAATGTCTTCCCAACTTGCTGCAAACCATTGGAACCAACAGCAAGCAGAACAGGAGGAGAGAATGAGGATGAAAAAGCTCACTTTGGATATCAATGAACGGCAGGAACAAGAGGACTATCAGG AAATGTTGCAGTCTCTGGCACAGCGTCCAGCTCCAGCAAATACTAATCGCGAGCGGCGGCCTCGGTACCAGCATCCGAAGGGAGCACCTAATGCAGATCTAATCTTTAAAACCGGTGGGAGGTAG
- the UPF2 gene encoding regulator of nonsense transcripts 2 isoform X1, protein MPAERKKPANMEEKESQLNNKEKEFSERRPVSAREKPKEDVKVGMKRETLKVPEDKKKKMEEDKRKKEDKERKKKEDDKVKAEEEQKKKEEEEKKKLEEEEKKKQEEEEKKKQEEEAAQLKEKEEAHQLHQEAWERHQARKELRSKNQNAPESRPEENFFSRLDSSLKKNTAFVKKLKTITEQQRDSLSHDFNSLNLSKYIAEAVASIVEAKLKISDVNCAVHLCSLFHQRYADFAPSLLQAWKKHFEARKEEKTPNITKLRTDLRFIAELTIVGIFTDKEGLSLIYEQLKNIINADRESHTHVSVVISFCRHCGDDIAGLVPRKVKTVAEKFNLSFPPSEIISPEKQQPFQNLLKEYFTSLTKHLKRDHRELQNIERQNRRILHSKGELSEDRHKQYEEFAMSYQKLLANSQSLADLLDENMPDLPQEKPTPEEHGPGIDIFTPGKPGEYDLEGGIWEDEDARNFYENLIDLKAFVPAILFKDNEKYSQNKDSSKDESRDSKDAKDNKEAAGNEDLELELENLDINDDALELDCGDEAEDLTKKLLDEQEQEDEEASTGSHLKLIVDAFLQQLPNCVNRDLIDKAAMDFCMNMNTKANRRKLVRALFIVPRQRLDLLPFYARLVATLHPCMSDVAEDLCSMLKGDFRFHVRKKDQINIETKNKTVRFIGELTKFKMFSKNDTLHCLKMLLSDFSHHHIEMACTLLETCGRFLFRSPESHLRTSVLLEQMMRKKQAMHLDARYVTMVENAYYYCNPPPAEKTVKKKRPPLQEYIRKLLYKDLSKVTTEKVLRQMRKLPWQDAEVKDYVICCMINIWNVKYNSIHCVANLLAGLVLYQEDVGIHVVDGVLEDIRLGMEVNQPKFNQRRISSAKFLGELYNYRMVESAVIFRTLYSFTSFGVNPDGSPSPLDPPEHLFRIRLVCTILDTCGQYFDRGSSKRKLDCFLVYFQRYVWWKKSLDVWTKDHPFPIDIDYMISDTLELLRPKIKLCSSLEEAVRQVQDLEREFLIKLGIVNDKDSKDSITEGENLEEDEEEEEGGAETEEQSGNESEVNEPEEEEGSDNEEEEGEEEEEENTDYLTDSNKENETDEENTEVMIKGGGLKHVPCAEDEDFIQALDKMMLENLQQRSGESVKVHQLDVAIPLHLKSQLKKGPPLGGGEGESESGDTMPFVMLTRKGNKQQFKILNVPMSSQLAANHWNQQQAEQEERMRMKKLTLDINERQEQEDYQEMLQSLAQRPAPANTNRERRPRYQHPKGAPNADLIFKTGGRRR, encoded by the exons ATGCCAGCTGAGCGCAAAAAGCCAGCaaatatggaagaaaaagaatctCAGTtgaataataaagaaaaagaatttagtGAAAGGCGACCAGTGAGCGCCAGGGAGAAGCCAAAAGAAGATGTGAAGGTTGGTATGAAGAGAGAGACTTTAAAGGTTCCcgaagataaaaagaaaaaaatggaagaggataaaagaaagaaggaagacaAGGAGCGGAAGAAAAAAGAGGACGATAAAGTaaaggcagaagaggagcaaaagaagaaagaagaagaagaaaaaaagaaacttgaagaagaggagaaaaagaaacaagaagaggaagaaaaaaagaaacaagaagaaGAAGCTGCCCAACTGAA ggagaaggaggaagctCATCAGCTCCATCAGGAGGCTTGGGAGCGCCATCAAGCAAGGAAAGAGCTCCGCAGCAAAAACCAGAACGCACCGGAGAGTCGTCCGGAGGAAAACTTCTTCAGCAGACTGGACTCCAGTCTGAAGAAGAACACAGCTTTTGTTAAGAAGCTAAAAACCATTACAGAGCAACAAAGGGACTCCTTGTCCCATGACTTTAATAGCCTGAATTTAAGCAAATACATTGCAGAAGCAGTAGCTTCTATTGTGGAGGCCAAACTGAAAATATCAGACGTGAACTGCGCTGTGCACTTGTGTTCCCTCTTTCATCAGCGATACGCTGATTTTGCTCCTTCATTACTTCAGGcttggaaaaaacattttgaggcaaggaaagaagagaagacTCCCAACATTACCAAGTTAAGAACTGATTTGCGTTTCATTGCAGAATTGACAATAGTTGGGATTTTCACTGACAAGGAAGGTTTGTCTTTAATCTATGAGCagcttaaaaatattattaacgCTGATCGAGAATCCCACACTCATGTTTCTGTGGTTATCAGCTTTTGTCGGCACTGTGGAGATGACATTGCTGGTTTGGTACCAAGGAAGGTAAAAACTGTTGCAGAGAAGTTTAACTTGAGCTTTCCTCCTAGTGAGATAATTAGCCCAGAGAAACAACAGCCCTTCCAGAATTTGTTGAAGGAATACTTTACATCTTTGACCAAACACCTGAAAAGGGACCACAGGGAGCTACAAAATATTGAAAGACAAAACAG ACGCATTCTCCACTCCAAAGGAGAGCTGAGTGAAGATCGACACAAGCAGTATGAGGAATTTGCAATGTCGTATCAGAAGCTCTTGGCAAATTCTCAGTCTCTGGCTGATCTTTTGGATGAGAACATGCCTGACCTCCCCCAAGAGAAGCCAACACCTGAGG AACATGGACCTGGTATTGATATTTTCACACCAGGAAAGCCTGGAGAATATGACCTGGAGGGGGGTATCTGGGAAGATGAAGATGCTAGAAACTTCTATGAAAATCTCATTGACTTGAAGGCTTTTGTGCCAGCAATTTTGTttaaagataatgaaaaatattcccaGAACAAGGATTCCAGCAAAGATGAATCAAGAG ATTCAAAAGATGCCAAAGATAATAAGGAAGCAGCTGGGAATGAGGATCTGGAATTGGAGCTGGAGAACCTTGATATTAATGATGATGCACTGGAGTTGGACTGTGGAGATGAGGCAGAAGATCTTACGAAGAAGCTTCTTGATGAGCAAG AACAAGAGGATGAAGAAGCCAGTACTGGATCTCATTTAAAACTCATAGTAGATGcttttcttcagcagcttcCAAACTGTGTCAACAGAGACCTCATAGACAAG GCAGCAATGGATTTTTGCATGAATATGAATACAAAAGCCAACAGAAGAAAACTGGTACGAGCACTTTTCATAGTTCCTAGACAAAG ATTGGATTTGCTCCCATTTTATGCAAGACTGGTTGCCACATTGCATCCCTGTATGTCTGATGTAGCAGAGGATCTCTGTTCCATGCTGAAAGGGGATTTCAGGTTCCAT GTAAGAAAAAAGGACCAGATCAACATTGaaacaaagaataaaactgTGAGATTTATTGGTGAGCTTACCAAGTTTAAGATGTTCTCCAAAAACGATACTCTCCACTGTTTAAAG ATGCTTCTGTCAGACTTCTCTCATCACCATATTGAAATGGCATGTACCTTGCTGGAAACCTGTGGAAGATTCCTCTTCAGATCACCAGAATCTCACCTAAGAACCAGTGTTCTTTTG GAACAAATGATGAGGAAAAAACAAGCAATGCATCTTGATGCACGCTATGTTACAATGGTAGAAAATGCCTATTACTACTGTAATCCCCCTCCAGCTGAAaaaactgtgaagaaaaaacGTCCTCCTTTGCAGGAATATATCCGTAAGCTTCTTTACAAGGATCTCTCCaaggtcaccacagagaag GTCCTGAGACAGATGCGCAAGCTGCCTTGGCAGGATGCAGAAGTTAAGGACTATGTTATATGCTGTATGATCAACATCTGGAATGTGAAATATAATAGTATTCACTGTGTAGCCAACCTCTTAGCAGGGTTGGTCCTTTACCAGGAAGATGTGGGAATTCATGTTGTGGATGGAGTGCTAGAGGATATTCGACTAGGAATGGAG GTTAATCAACCAAAGTTCAACCAACGGCGGATCAGCAGTGCCAAGTTTTTGGGGGAGCTTTACAATTATCGAATGGTGGAGTCAGCTGTAATATTTAGAACTCTGTATTCCTTCACCTCGTTTGGTGTGAACCCTGATGGCAGTCCTAGTCCACTGGACCCTCCAGAACATCTTTTCAGAATCAGACTTGTCTGTACTATCCTCGATACCTGTGGGCAGTATTTTGACAGAGGATCCAGCAAGCGAAAACTTGATTGCTTCCTTGTATATTTTCAG CGCTATGTGTGGTGGAAAAAAAGTCTGGATGTTTGGACAAAAGACCACCCTTTTCCTATAGACATAGACTATATGATCAGTGATACACTGGAGTTGCTGAGACCAAAGATAAAACTCTGCAGTTCTCTGGAAGAAGCTGTCAGACAGGTGCAAGACTTGGAACGAGAATTCTTAATAAAATTGG GAATTGTGAATGACAAAGATTCCAAGGATTCCATTACAGAAGGAGAGAATCTggaagaggatgaagaagaggaggaaggtggaGCAGAGACAGAGGAACAATCTGGAAATGAAAGTGAAGTAAATGAGCCTGAAGAAGAG GAGGGCTCTGACaatgaggaagaagagggtgaagaagaggaggaagagaacaCTGATTATCTTACGGACTCCAATAAGGAAAATGAAACTGATGAGGAGAATACA GAAGTAATGATTAAAGGAGGAGGACTGAAGCATGTCCCTTGTGCAGAGGATGAGGACTTCATTCAGGCCTTGGATAAAATGATGCTGGAAAATCTTCAG caaaGGAGTGGTGAATCTGTAAAAGTGCATCAGTTGGATGTTGCTATTCCTCTGCATCTCAAAAGTCAGCTGAAGAAGGGCCCCCCACTTGGTGGTGGGGAAGGAGAGTCAGAGTCTGGGGACACAATGCCATTTGTCATGTTAACAAGAAAAGGCAACAAACAGCAG tttAAGATCCTAAATGTACCAATGTCTTCCCAACTTGCTGCAAACCATTGGAACCAACAGCAAGCAGAACAGGAGGAGAGAATGAGGATGAAAAAGCTCACTTTGGATATCAATGAACGGCAGGAACAAGAGGACTATCAGG AAATGTTGCAGTCTCTGGCACAGCGTCCAGCTCCAGCAAATACTAATCGCGAGCGGCGGCCTCGGTACCAGCATCCGAAGGGAGCACCTAATGCAGATCTAATCTTTAAAACCGGTGGGAG